Proteins encoded within one genomic window of Humulus lupulus chromosome 1, drHumLupu1.1, whole genome shotgun sequence:
- the LOC133819678 gene encoding peptidyl-prolyl cis-trans isomerase FKBP53-like — MRSEALEMNRRQKKKRKKNKKKSQDNEGETNVNQTVSAKEAQNVSTLDSDKQTNAKSSKVRPFANGLVVEELSMGKPDGKKAQPGKQVSVHYIGKLKKNGKQFNSNVGRAPFKFRLDTTIFERQLT, encoded by the exons ATGCGCTCAGAAGCCTTGGAAATGAACAGGAgacaaaaaaagaagagaaagaagaacaaaaagaaaAGCCAGGATAATGAAGGTGAAACTAATGTGAATCAAACTGTTTCTGCCAAGGAAGCCCAAAATGTATCAACCTTGGACTCAGATAAGCAAACTAATGCAAAGTCATCTAAAGTGAGACCATTTGCTAATGGTTTGGTCGTTGAAGAACTGTCAATGGGCAAACCAGATGGTAAAAAAGCTCAACCAGGAAAGCAA GTCAGTGTCCACTACATTGGCAAGCTAAAGAAGAATGGTAAACAGTTCAACTCAAACGTGGGAAGAGCACCATTTAAGTTCCGCCTAGATACAACTATTTTTGAGCGACAACTTACGTAA
- the LOC133796900 gene encoding uncharacterized protein At4g06744-like, with translation MRSIHSSASSLLPIFQLLILCIVLNGVGCDTTIPQRKTIEIIIGGGGGYYPPAPSPDIEDCPPPPPPPCEPPPPPPSPPPPSPPPPSPPPPSPPPPSPPPPPSPPPPSPPPPPPKRDENELLNIARETILKFKKKILIDPKGVLKSWRGSDVCKYRGFTCDKRPDRGLRAVAGVDFNGFGFEGINCTLGLEDFIDGLKDLAFFHVNSNNFTGGVPKIGTNIIRYLYELDLSNGKLTGPFPKEVLKATNLTFLDLRFNNFYGEVPGDVFKLDVQVIFLNDNKFEGYLPSTLQCTPALYLTFARNKFSGPIPSGIGSGNTTNNLREVLFLDNQFSGCLPYGIGKLKNLTLFDASTNLITGPIPHSFGCLSKIELLNLANNQLYGEVPESVCKLPNLSNFTLSGNYITQVGPMCRKLINSKRLNVDWNCIRDLPKQRSFEDCGHFFSKDHQCPDAKMMNYIPCKNQWYRKSSSLTSTTDQSATDEETPAPAPTKSVTYGALSPHGL, from the coding sequence ATGAGATCAATTCATTCCTCTGCTTCATCATTACTCCCCATTTTTCAACTTCTCATTCTATGCATAGTACTCAATGGAGTGGGCTGTGATACCACAATTCCCCAAAGAAAAACAATCGAAATAATAATTGGTGGCGGCGGTGGCTATTACCCTCCCGCTCCCTCCCCAGACATCGAAGACTGCCcccctcctcctccacctccttgTGAGCCCCCACCCCCGCCTCCATCGCCTCCACCTCCATCACCCCCGCCTCCATCGCCTCCACCTCCATCACCCCCGCCTCCATCGCCTCCACCTCCACCATCTCCACCTCCGCCTTCTCCACCACCGCCGCCTCCAAAGAGAGACGAAAACGAGCTACTTAATATTGCAAGAGAAACCATtctaaaattcaaaaaaaaaatccttatAGATCCAAAGGGCGTTCTTAAATCATGGAGGGGTAGCGACGTTTGCAAGTACAGGGGATTTACTTGCGACAAACGCCCTGACCGTGGCCTCCGAGCGGTCGCTGGAGTAGACTTTAACGGCTTCGGATTCGAAGGCATCAATTGTACTTTGGGTCTAGAAGATTTCATTGACGGGTTAAAGGACCTTGCCTTCTTCCACGTGAACTCAAACAACTTCACCGGCGGCGTCCCGAAAATCGGCACTAATATAATTCGCTACCTTTACGAGCTTGACCTTAGCAACGGTAAGCTAACAGGGCCGTTTCCCAAGGAAGTTCTAAAGGCCACAAATCTAACATTCTTGGACCTTCGTTTTAATAACTTCTACGGGGAGGTCCCAGGTGATGTATTTAAACTCGACGTCCAAGTCATCTTCCTCAACGACAACAAATTCGAGGGTTACCTTCCTTCGACTCTCCAATGCACACCAGCCCTTTACCTCACTTTCGCCAGGAACAAATTCTCAGGACCGATTCCTTCAGGCATCGGATCAGGAAACACTACCAATAACCTCCGCGAGGTTCTCTTCCTCGACAACCAGTTCTCTGGCTGCCTACCTTACGGAATTGGGAAACTTAAAAACTTGACTCTGTTCGACGCTAGCACGAACCTCATCACGGGTCCGATACCTCACTCCTTCGGTTGCTTGTCTAAGATCGAGCTCCTCAACTTGGCCAACAACCAATTGTACGGTGAGGTTCCGGAGAGTGTCTGCAAGTTACCGAACCTGAGTAATTTCACCTTGTCCGGGAACTATATCACTCAAGTGGGTCCAATGTGCCGGAAGCTTATAAACTCGAAGCGTCTTAATGTGGATTGGAACTGCATTCGGGACCTTCCGAAACAGAGATCCTTCGAGGATTGTGGTCACTTCTTCTCTAAGGATCATCAATGTCCCGATGCAAAGATGATGAATTACATTCCTTGTAAGAATCAGTGGTACCGTAAGTCTTCGTCGTTGACCAGTACTACTGACCAGTCTGCCACTGACGAAGAAACACCTGCGCCGGCGCCCACTAAGTCGGTGACTTACGGCGCTTTATCACCGCACGGATTGTAA